In the genome of Hyphobacterium sp. CCMP332, one region contains:
- a CDS encoding glycoside hydrolase family 16 protein has protein sequence MKRILYAIAFGSLIMLVSCSETDTEQVENESADANKVIFEVENFIAKSENITKNENSVDFSKVGSNIDFEIDIPTAGRYKVSIYAKSNAEKSILWIEDYIGNKDDRTYNITGNLAFANNGTEDFVEMSIDGSPLNKGIHPMSLHLTEGNVSVDKIEFELIRKHQRTPRVMEQNMEGDSLELVWSDEFEGTGEPDTSKWTYDVGNWGWGNNELQYYTVKKTENARLENGNLIIEARKDDMGYPWTSARLTTRGKVTFLYGRMEFRAKVPPYRGNWAAGWTLGDEYVDEKSWPYCGEIDILESVGYEMDDNTGKGQAHASIHCRAYYFKIGNQKTGIVDVDSMYQNYHIYAIDWSPEGIVASVDGREYLKYEDTSSPLSWPFDKPQNIILNLAIGGGWGGQQGIDETVSSQKMILDYVRVYGKK, from the coding sequence ATGAAAAGAATTTTATATGCCATCGCATTTGGATCCTTAATAATGCTTGTTTCCTGTTCAGAAACTGATACTGAGCAAGTTGAAAATGAATCGGCCGATGCTAATAAGGTAATTTTCGAAGTAGAAAACTTTATTGCCAAATCAGAAAATATTACAAAAAATGAAAACTCTGTAGATTTTTCAAAGGTTGGCAGCAATATAGATTTTGAAATAGATATACCTACCGCCGGACGTTATAAAGTCAGTATTTATGCAAAATCAAATGCTGAGAAATCCATTCTTTGGATAGAGGATTATATTGGAAATAAGGATGACAGAACCTATAACATAACCGGGAACCTGGCTTTCGCAAATAATGGAACGGAAGACTTTGTAGAAATGTCAATTGATGGCAGCCCATTAAATAAGGGCATTCACCCCATGAGTTTGCATTTAACTGAAGGAAACGTTTCAGTCGATAAAATTGAATTTGAGCTTATTAGAAAACACCAGAGAACACCACGTGTAATGGAGCAAAATATGGAAGGTGACTCGCTGGAATTAGTCTGGTCAGATGAATTTGAGGGTACTGGTGAGCCCGATACCAGCAAATGGACTTATGATGTAGGAAATTGGGGATGGGGCAATAATGAATTGCAATATTATACCGTTAAAAAAACTGAAAATGCCAGATTGGAAAATGGCAATTTGATCATTGAAGCCAGAAAAGATGATATGGGTTATCCCTGGACTTCTGCAAGATTAACCACAAGGGGAAAAGTGACATTTTTATACGGACGAATGGAATTCAGGGCAAAAGTCCCTCCTTATAGGGGTAATTGGGCCGCCGGCTGGACCTTAGGCGATGAATATGTTGATGAAAAATCATGGCCGTATTGCGGGGAGATAGACATACTTGAAAGTGTTGGCTATGAAATGGATGATAATACCGGCAAAGGGCAAGCGCATGCTTCTATTCATTGTCGCGCCTATTATTTCAAAATTGGAAATCAGAAAACGGGTATTGTAGATGTAGATAGCATGTATCAGAATTATCATATATACGCTATCGACTGGAGCCCTGAAGGAATTGTAGCAAGCGTAGACGGCAGAGAATATCTTAAATACGAAGATACCAGTTCGCCCTTATCATGGCCTTTCGATAAACCACAAAATATTATTTTAAACCTCGCCATTGGCGGAGGATGGGGAGGCCAACAAGGCATTGATGAAACTGTTTCTTCTCAAAAAATGATATTGGATTATGTAAGAGTTTATGGTAAGAAATAA
- a CDS encoding sugar porter family MFS transporter codes for MGKKKFIVLTALIVALGGFLMGFDASVISGVNKFVELEFSLTKLQLGWAVSSLTLSATLAMLMSGPLSDRYGRKNILTIAAILYFVSAIGSAIAPSFIFLVIARMIGGLGVGASLIIAPMYIAEISPPDMRGRMVSFNQLNIVLGISVAFFTNYLILQLGESDANWAIALKFDAYNWRWMLGLEALPAILYFFGLFLVPSSPRWLAMKGRYEEAYEIMVRATSEDEAKEIIESVKASIEAEKKSKPKTAPIKDLLKPSLRLVLTIGLVIGVLQQITGINSVFFYAPMIFEQSGIGTDASFSQAILVGLINLIFTVLAILMIDKLGRKPLLILGTTGIAICMFLLAYGFNNASYTLTEASIKSLPEQVDKVKLAPIIGRTYENDLSFKEAIRNTLGESVAQTYESELITSAVTMNAYLILFGILGFVASFAISIGPVMWVLFSELFPNYIRGLAISFVGLINSGVSFGVQLVFPWELANLGSSLTFLIYGLFSAAGLIFILLVVPETKGKSLEELESQLVK; via the coding sequence ATGGGGAAAAAGAAATTTATTGTCCTTACAGCGCTAATCGTAGCCTTAGGAGGGTTTTTAATGGGTTTTGATGCATCTGTTATCTCGGGTGTAAATAAATTTGTTGAACTGGAGTTTAGCCTTACAAAACTTCAATTAGGTTGGGCGGTAAGCTCTTTAACACTCTCGGCCACACTTGCCATGTTGATGTCCGGGCCTCTAAGTGACAGATACGGCCGGAAGAATATTTTAACTATTGCTGCCATTCTTTATTTTGTTTCTGCCATTGGTTCTGCCATAGCACCGAGCTTTATCTTTTTGGTTATTGCAAGAATGATTGGAGGCTTGGGCGTTGGAGCATCCTTGATTATTGCACCAATGTACATCGCTGAAATTTCACCACCCGACATGCGTGGAAGAATGGTTTCATTTAATCAGCTCAATATTGTACTTGGAATCTCTGTGGCTTTTTTTACCAATTATTTAATTCTTCAATTGGGAGAATCTGATGCTAACTGGGCCATTGCTTTGAAATTTGATGCATATAATTGGAGATGGATGCTAGGTCTGGAAGCCCTTCCTGCGATTTTGTATTTTTTTGGATTATTTCTTGTGCCAAGCAGCCCGCGTTGGTTGGCAATGAAAGGCAGATACGAAGAGGCTTATGAAATAATGGTAAGGGCTACCTCTGAAGATGAAGCAAAAGAAATCATCGAATCCGTAAAGGCCAGCATTGAAGCCGAGAAAAAGTCCAAGCCTAAAACAGCTCCCATAAAAGATCTTTTGAAACCATCGTTAAGACTTGTTTTGACCATTGGCTTGGTCATCGGGGTCCTGCAACAAATTACCGGGATCAACTCTGTATTCTTCTATGCGCCTATGATCTTTGAGCAATCGGGAATAGGAACGGATGCTTCTTTTAGCCAGGCAATTTTAGTCGGTTTGATCAATCTGATATTTACGGTGCTTGCAATCCTGATGATCGACAAATTGGGAAGGAAACCATTATTGATTTTAGGAACCACCGGTATTGCCATTTGTATGTTTTTATTAGCCTATGGATTTAATAATGCATCCTATACTTTAACGGAAGCATCTATTAAATCGCTTCCTGAACAAGTGGATAAAGTTAAATTGGCTCCAATTATTGGAAGGACCTATGAAAACGACCTCAGCTTTAAAGAAGCTATTAGAAATACTTTGGGAGAATCTGTAGCACAGACCTATGAATCTGAATTGATTACCTCAGCAGTGACCATGAATGCCTATTTGATCCTGTTTGGAATACTAGGCTTTGTGGCTTCCTTTGCGATTTCCATAGGGCCGGTCATGTGGGTTCTTTTTTCTGAGCTGTTTCCAAATTATATACGCGGATTGGCAATTTCCTTTGTTGGCTTGATCAATTCAGGCGTAAGTTTTGGAGTTCAGCTTGTATTCCCATGGGAGCTAGCGAATTTAGGCAGCTCACTGACATTTTTGATTTATGGCCTTTTTTCTGCAGCCGGATTAATATTTATCCTTTTGGTGGTTCCGGAAACAAAAGGCAAATCACTGGAAGAATTAGAATCTCAATTAGTAAAATAA